One genomic segment of Occultella kanbiaonis includes these proteins:
- the ileS gene encoding isoleucine--tRNA ligase yields the protein MATQPSEQHYPRHNQADGIAPSPSFPELEQGVLAYWDSDGTFQASIDQRPAGEDGSNEFVFYDGPPFANGLPHYGHLLTGYVKDVVPRFQTMLGKRVERRFGWDTHGLPAELEAERILGINTKAEIEEMGIEAFNAACRDSVLRYTKEWEEYVTRQARWVDFENDYKTLDVTYMESVIWAFKRLYDKGLAYEGYRVLPYCWRDETPLSNHELRMDDDVYQMRQDPALTVGLRLETGELALIWTTTPWTLPSNLAIAVGPEISYVVVRPAEGALAGEKVLLAYSRLGAYARELGEDPEVLERLTGTELAGRSYTPPFPYFAGHENAHRLLAADFVSTEDGTGLVHLAPAFGEDDMAVCDAAGITPVVPVDAAGRFTAEVPDYAGLQVFDANPRAIADLKGGTGAVGQFAPQVRPVVVRHETYDHSYPHCWRCKNPLIYKAMTSWFVRVTEFRDRMVELNEDITWVPEHIKHGQFGKWLANARDWSISRNRYFGTPIPVWVSDDPAYPRVDVYGSIADLEADFGVPVTDLHRPFIDELTRPNPDDPTGGATMRRIPDVLDVWFDSGSMPFAQVHYPFENADWFEHHYPGDFIVEYVNQTRGWFYLLHVLATALFDRPAFRTSVCHGVVLGSDGRKMSKSLRNYPDVNEVFDRDGSDAMRWFLMASPILRGGNLIVTEEGIRENVRQILLPLWNTWYFFSLYANTCNDGAGLDARAPSPEEVADLDDMDRYLLARTRTLVTGVRADLEVNDIPGACAKVREHLDVLTNWYVRTSRQRFWDEDEGSYNTLYTALEVLTRVMAPLAPLVSEEVWRGLTGGRSVHLTDFPDPANAGDATASALLADDELVAAMDAVRDAVSTTHGLRKANKLRVRQPLRKVRVVVPDTAALARFTDLIAEEVNVKDVQVLDLADGTAGDYGVYTKLTVNARAAGPRLGKDVQKVIGGARAGAWEQSDDGVVTVSGIALEEGEYSLSTEIEDRFGDSIAAGVLDGGGFVVLDLELDDELIGEGYARDVIRQVQDARKAADLHVADRISLRLAVPGQWVQAVTDRKEFIAAETLALSVAVDVSPVVSEDGDHGVGIDLEKVSL from the coding sequence ATGGCCACCCAGCCGAGCGAGCAGCACTACCCCCGCCACAACCAGGCCGACGGCATAGCGCCCTCCCCGAGTTTCCCCGAGCTCGAACAGGGAGTGCTCGCGTACTGGGACTCCGACGGCACGTTCCAGGCCTCGATCGACCAGCGGCCGGCCGGCGAGGACGGGTCGAACGAGTTCGTCTTCTACGACGGGCCGCCGTTCGCGAACGGGCTGCCGCACTACGGGCACCTGCTGACCGGGTACGTCAAGGACGTCGTGCCCCGGTTCCAGACCATGCTCGGCAAGCGGGTGGAGCGCCGGTTCGGCTGGGACACGCACGGCCTTCCGGCCGAGCTCGAGGCCGAGCGGATCCTCGGCATCAACACCAAGGCCGAGATCGAGGAGATGGGGATCGAGGCCTTCAACGCGGCCTGCCGTGACTCCGTGCTCCGGTACACCAAGGAGTGGGAGGAGTACGTCACCCGGCAGGCCCGGTGGGTGGACTTCGAGAACGACTACAAGACGCTCGACGTCACCTACATGGAGTCGGTGATCTGGGCGTTCAAGCGGCTCTACGACAAGGGCCTGGCCTACGAGGGCTACCGGGTGCTGCCGTACTGCTGGCGCGACGAGACGCCGCTGTCCAACCACGAGCTGCGGATGGACGACGACGTCTACCAGATGCGCCAGGACCCGGCGCTGACGGTCGGGCTGCGGCTGGAGACCGGGGAGCTCGCGCTCATCTGGACCACCACCCCCTGGACGCTGCCCTCGAACCTGGCGATCGCCGTCGGGCCCGAGATCTCCTACGTCGTGGTGCGCCCCGCGGAGGGCGCGCTGGCGGGGGAGAAGGTGCTGCTCGCGTACTCCCGCCTCGGCGCGTACGCACGCGAGCTCGGCGAGGACCCCGAGGTACTCGAGCGGCTGACCGGCACCGAGCTCGCCGGGCGCTCCTACACGCCGCCGTTCCCGTACTTCGCCGGCCACGAGAACGCCCACCGGCTGCTCGCCGCGGACTTCGTCTCCACCGAGGACGGCACCGGGCTGGTGCACCTCGCGCCCGCGTTCGGTGAGGACGACATGGCGGTCTGCGACGCCGCCGGGATCACGCCTGTGGTGCCGGTGGATGCGGCCGGGAGGTTCACCGCCGAGGTGCCCGACTACGCCGGGCTCCAGGTCTTCGACGCGAACCCGAGGGCGATCGCCGACCTCAAGGGCGGGACCGGGGCCGTCGGGCAGTTCGCGCCGCAGGTGCGCCCGGTGGTGGTGCGGCACGAGACCTACGACCACTCCTACCCGCACTGCTGGCGTTGCAAGAACCCCCTGATCTACAAGGCGATGACCTCCTGGTTCGTGCGCGTCACCGAGTTCCGGGACCGCATGGTGGAGCTCAACGAGGACATCACCTGGGTCCCCGAGCACATCAAGCACGGTCAGTTCGGCAAGTGGCTCGCGAACGCGCGGGACTGGTCCATCTCCCGGAACCGGTACTTCGGCACGCCGATCCCGGTCTGGGTGAGCGACGACCCCGCCTACCCACGAGTGGACGTGTACGGCTCGATCGCCGACCTCGAGGCGGACTTCGGGGTGCCGGTGACCGACCTGCACCGCCCGTTCATCGACGAGCTGACCAGGCCGAACCCGGACGACCCGACCGGTGGCGCCACGATGCGCCGCATCCCGGACGTGCTGGACGTCTGGTTCGACTCCGGGTCGATGCCGTTCGCACAGGTGCACTACCCGTTCGAGAACGCGGACTGGTTCGAACACCACTACCCGGGCGACTTCATCGTCGAGTACGTCAACCAGACCCGCGGCTGGTTCTACCTGCTGCACGTGCTCGCCACGGCCCTGTTCGACCGGCCCGCATTCCGCACCTCGGTGTGCCACGGCGTGGTGCTCGGCAGCGACGGGCGCAAGATGAGCAAGTCACTGCGCAACTACCCGGACGTGAACGAGGTGTTCGACCGCGACGGGTCGGACGCGATGCGCTGGTTCCTGATGGCCTCGCCGATCCTGCGCGGCGGCAACCTGATCGTCACCGAGGAGGGGATCCGGGAGAACGTCCGCCAGATCCTGCTGCCGCTGTGGAACACCTGGTACTTCTTCAGCCTCTACGCGAACACCTGCAACGACGGCGCCGGCCTGGATGCGCGGGCCCCGTCGCCGGAGGAGGTCGCCGACCTCGACGACATGGACCGGTACCTGCTCGCGCGGACGCGCACCCTCGTGACCGGGGTGCGCGCGGACCTGGAGGTCAACGACATCCCGGGTGCGTGCGCGAAGGTCCGCGAGCACCTCGACGTGCTCACGAACTGGTACGTGCGCACCTCGCGGCAGCGGTTCTGGGACGAGGACGAAGGCTCCTACAACACCCTCTACACCGCGCTCGAGGTCCTCACCCGGGTGATGGCGCCCCTCGCGCCGCTCGTCTCCGAGGAGGTCTGGCGCGGGCTCACCGGCGGCCGGTCGGTGCACCTGACCGACTTCCCGGACCCGGCGAACGCCGGCGATGCCACGGCATCGGCCCTGCTCGCCGACGATGAGCTCGTCGCGGCCATGGACGCCGTCCGCGACGCCGTCTCCACCACGCACGGCCTGCGGAAGGCGAACAAGCTGCGCGTGCGCCAGCCGCTGCGCAAGGTACGCGTCGTGGTCCCCGACACCGCGGCACTCGCACGGTTCACGGACCTGATCGCCGAGGAGGTCAACGTCAAGGACGTCCAGGTGCTCGACCTGGCCGACGGTACCGCCGGCGACTACGGCGTCTACACCAAGCTGACCGTGAACGCCCGGGCCGCCGGCCCCCGCCTCGGCAAGGACGTCCAGAAGGTCATCGGCGGGGCTCGCGCAGGTGCGTGGGAACAGTCCGACGACGGCGTGGTGACGGTCTCCGGGATCGCGCTGGAGGAGGGGGAGTACTCGCTGAGTACAGAGATCGAGGACCGGTTCGGCGACTCCATCGCCGCCGGGGTGCTCGACGGCGGCGGGTTCGTGGTGCTCGACCTCGAGCTGGACGACGAGCTCATCGGCGAGGGGTATGCCCGGGATGTCATCCGCCAGGTGCAGGACGCCCGCAAGGCGGCCGACCTGCACGTCGCCGACCGGATCTCGCTGCGACTGGCCGTGCCCGGCCAATGGGTGCAGGCCGTGACGGACCGTAAGGAATTCATCGCTGCCGAGACGCTCGCGCTCTCGGTCGCCGTCGACGTGTCGCCGGTCGTCTCCGAGGACGGCGACCACGGCGTCGGCATCGATCTGGAGAAGGTCAGCCTGTGA
- a CDS encoding dihydrofolate reductase family protein yields MSELTVDVITSLDGYGAAEGWPGFWGMEGPEYFEWMANEPTDYTVLMGRKTYELMSGFAGTGEEDLGPLDRLPKVVFSSTLSEPLTWQNTQLVSGDAVEVVRAMKKDGTALHTLGSLSLCRTLLTAGLVDRYRVVVFPVVNGATGYDNIYTDWPDVRLDLLDHRVFDGRLQMLEYRPTVLDGPPGAPA; encoded by the coding sequence ATGTCGGAACTGACCGTGGACGTGATCACCTCGCTCGACGGCTATGGAGCCGCCGAGGGCTGGCCGGGTTTCTGGGGCATGGAAGGCCCCGAGTACTTCGAGTGGATGGCGAACGAACCGACCGACTACACGGTGCTGATGGGTCGCAAGACCTACGAGCTGATGTCGGGGTTCGCCGGTACTGGCGAGGAAGACCTCGGCCCGCTGGATCGCCTGCCGAAGGTCGTGTTCTCATCGACGCTCTCGGAGCCGCTCACCTGGCAGAACACTCAGCTCGTCAGCGGCGATGCCGTCGAAGTGGTGCGGGCGATGAAGAAGGACGGTACCGCGCTGCATACCCTCGGGAGCCTCTCGCTGTGCCGCACGCTGCTCACCGCTGGGCTGGTCGACCGGTACCGGGTCGTGGTGTTCCCGGTGGTGAACGGAGCGACCGGCTACGACAACATCTATACCGACTGGCCCGACGTCCGGCTCGACCTGCTGGACCACCGGGTGTTCGACGGCCGGCTCCAGATGCTCGAGTACCGGCCCACGGTGCTCGACGGGCCGCCCGGCGCGCCGGCGTGA
- a CDS encoding bifunctional folylpolyglutamate synthase/dihydrofolate synthase yields the protein MNVTSHRYGFGEEDKPKVSPVERAAEEAAEAEAKAIYSAILTRAPEHDIDPTIDRVAALVELLGDPQKSFRAIHLTGTNGKTSTSRMVERLLRELGLRTGRFTSPHLHTVRERIAIDGEPISAVRFVEVWRDIEPYVAMVDAQLKEKGQSRLSFFEVLAGFAFAAFADTPVDVAVVEVGLGGEWDSTNVVDGEVAVFTPISRDHERWLGHTIAEIATVKSGIIKALDPGAIVVTAEQPEEAAVVIAGVAQARGARVVAQGYDIEVVNRTVAVGGQLIDLRGTGGLYTEIFLPLHGAHQAQNALLALVAVEQFTGGGALDGGVVEAAFADVDSPGRLEVVRRSPTVLVDAAHNPAGAQVLVDALGEAFAFHRLVGVVGIMADKDAEGILSVLEPALDEIVITRSTSMRSMEIDDLADIARDIFDSDRVHTAEHVGEAVALAADLTEQGDSDQVASGTGVLVAGSVILAAEARALFRRD from the coding sequence GTGAACGTCACCAGCCACCGGTACGGATTCGGCGAAGAGGACAAGCCGAAGGTCTCGCCCGTCGAGCGGGCCGCGGAGGAGGCCGCCGAGGCCGAGGCGAAGGCGATCTACTCGGCGATCCTGACCCGCGCGCCCGAGCACGACATCGACCCGACCATCGACCGGGTCGCGGCACTGGTCGAGCTGCTCGGCGACCCGCAGAAGTCGTTCCGGGCGATCCATCTGACCGGCACGAACGGGAAGACCTCCACCTCACGGATGGTGGAACGGCTGCTGCGCGAGCTCGGGCTGCGCACCGGACGGTTCACCTCCCCGCACCTGCACACGGTCCGCGAGCGGATCGCGATCGACGGCGAGCCGATCTCCGCCGTCCGGTTCGTGGAGGTCTGGCGCGACATCGAGCCGTACGTGGCGATGGTGGATGCCCAGCTCAAGGAGAAGGGGCAGTCCCGACTGAGCTTCTTCGAGGTGCTCGCCGGGTTCGCGTTCGCGGCCTTCGCCGACACTCCCGTTGACGTGGCCGTCGTCGAAGTCGGGCTCGGCGGCGAGTGGGACTCCACGAACGTCGTGGATGGTGAGGTGGCGGTGTTCACCCCGATCTCGCGGGACCACGAGCGCTGGCTCGGGCACACGATCGCCGAGATCGCGACCGTGAAGTCCGGCATCATCAAGGCGCTCGACCCGGGCGCCATCGTGGTGACCGCCGAACAGCCCGAGGAGGCGGCCGTCGTCATCGCGGGCGTGGCGCAGGCACGCGGGGCCCGGGTGGTCGCCCAGGGCTACGACATCGAGGTGGTCAACCGGACCGTCGCCGTCGGTGGGCAGCTCATCGACCTGCGTGGCACCGGCGGGCTCTACACCGAGATCTTCCTGCCGCTGCACGGTGCCCACCAGGCGCAGAACGCGCTGCTGGCGCTGGTCGCCGTCGAGCAGTTCACCGGCGGGGGAGCCCTCGACGGTGGTGTGGTCGAGGCCGCGTTCGCGGACGTCGACTCGCCCGGACGCCTCGAGGTGGTCCGGCGCAGCCCCACCGTGCTCGTCGACGCCGCGCACAACCCCGCCGGCGCCCAGGTGCTCGTCGACGCGCTCGGCGAGGCGTTCGCGTTCCATCGGCTCGTGGGCGTGGTCGGGATCATGGCGGACAAGGACGCCGAGGGCATCCTGAGCGTCCTCGAACCGGCCCTGGACGAGATCGTCATCACCCGCTCGACGTCCATGCGGTCCATGGAGATCGACGACCTTGCCGACATCGCCAGGGACATCTTCGACTCCGACCGGGTACACACGGCCGAGCACGTGGGGGAGGCCGTGGCGCTGGCCGCGGACCTGACCGAGCAGGGCGACTCCGACCAGGTCGCGTCCGGCACGGGCGTGCTCGTTGCGGGATCGGTGATCCTGGCCGCGGAGGCGCGGGCGCTGTTCCGGCGGGACTAG
- a CDS encoding DUF5655 domain-containing protein produces MEWTVEDHLRDKPAAAVALYERFVELVAACGPFTYAVAKTTITVKGTRRGFAGARPTEKGQLVGYLDLQRVVSDPRIRSAAPYTKRLFVHHFRVSDLAELDEDFAGWVAEAYQVGAGAHLDRQV; encoded by the coding sequence ATGGAGTGGACGGTGGAGGACCATCTGCGCGACAAGCCGGCCGCCGCCGTGGCCCTCTACGAGCGGTTCGTCGAACTGGTCGCCGCGTGCGGCCCGTTCACGTACGCCGTCGCCAAGACGACCATCACGGTCAAGGGGACCCGCCGCGGGTTCGCGGGTGCTCGACCCACCGAGAAGGGCCAACTGGTCGGGTACCTGGACCTGCAGCGGGTGGTCTCCGACCCGCGGATCCGCAGCGCGGCGCCGTACACCAAGCGACTGTTCGTGCATCACTTCCGGGTCAGCGACCTGGCGGAACTGGACGAGGATTTCGCCGGCTGGGTGGCGGAGGCGTATCAGGTGGGCGCTGGCGCGCACCTGGACCGCCAGGTCTAG
- a CDS encoding DUF5655 domain-containing protein: protein MASLDDAVATQIANIEANSGRTIAQWTAAITAAGLTKHGEMIAWLKAEHGFTHGNANLVATLARQGDAPPSDDELLAAQYAGAKAALRPIHDAILDAATALGDDVEVAVKKTGVSLRRRKQFALVEAPSAKRVVLGLNAADVAPTDRLEAATGMCNRRVLLTDVEQVDSQVRSWLRAAYESA from the coding sequence ATGGCCAGCCTCGACGACGCCGTCGCCACCCAGATCGCCAACATCGAGGCGAACTCCGGGCGCACCATCGCTCAGTGGACCGCCGCGATCACCGCCGCCGGGCTGACCAAGCACGGCGAGATGATCGCCTGGCTGAAGGCGGAGCACGGCTTCACGCACGGCAACGCCAATCTCGTGGCGACGCTCGCCCGCCAGGGTGACGCCCCGCCGTCGGACGATGAGCTTCTGGCGGCCCAGTACGCCGGCGCGAAGGCGGCGCTGCGGCCCATCCACGACGCGATCCTCGACGCCGCCACGGCGCTCGGCGACGACGTCGAGGTCGCCGTCAAGAAGACCGGGGTGAGCCTGCGCCGGCGCAAGCAGTTCGCGCTCGTGGAGGCGCCGTCGGCGAAGCGGGTGGTGCTCGGGCTGAACGCCGCCGACGTCGCACCCACGGACCGGTTGGAGGCTGCGACCGGCATGTGCAACCGGAGGGTGCTCCTCACCGACGTCGAGCAGGTGGACTCCCAGGTCCGGTCCTGGCTGAGGGCCGCTTACGAATCAGCGTGA
- a CDS encoding AMP-binding protein, protein MSHRSGWHAVPEAAAVLGAMAPRPADLPAVGPLWRYGTTLPGAALAAARRSPHGPVLVDHRGLLDGEGLAREVEVAAARLTGELRVARADRGAAGGEPAPRIAVHARDHRGQVATVIAAGALGVDVVLIGPSVGTTRLRSILGRTRPDVVVHDDATAAGLAAALDPGTRHYDCSPRPDPAAVGGDPSGGPARPADRWRRRRVGTLHLLSSGTTHTPHATARPGVRRAQLATVLSLLAALGLRRGEPVLVTAPLSHGHGLSVFSAALVIGAPVVLGHGQAPERWAELIDTHRIGAVLGVPAQLLGLVDVLETYSPRPPLRRIAAGSAPLPVDLATRIEALYPGALVDFFGTSETGTATIATAADLRAAPGTVGRPATGVRLRIRDDGADVPDGVTGRLWLRSPWRAADTPGGFVATGDVGHLDGTGRLFLAGRADDVVVVGGHNVHLGEVRDWFLRQHEVSDAVVHAVPDERLGQVLHVEVSGVDIDDAALLGRARDELGSARAPRRVDTVGAGQAHTTPGHRGPGPSRHEGKSRVSQTEVPTIVRNDAEGQYEIWVGGTRAGIAAFHTEAAGTAFSHTVVDDEFAGQGLGSALARGALDDTVARGETIVPYCPFIVAYLRRHHDYDDSVHWPDPDQGR, encoded by the coding sequence GTGAGTCACCGGTCCGGTTGGCACGCCGTCCCCGAGGCCGCCGCGGTGCTCGGCGCGATGGCGCCGCGGCCGGCTGACCTACCCGCGGTCGGCCCACTGTGGCGCTACGGCACCACCCTTCCCGGGGCGGCCCTCGCGGCCGCACGCCGGAGCCCGCATGGCCCGGTGCTCGTCGATCACCGGGGCCTGCTCGACGGCGAGGGGTTGGCTCGCGAGGTCGAGGTCGCCGCCGCGCGCCTCACCGGGGAACTGCGCGTCGCCCGCGCCGACCGGGGCGCGGCCGGCGGCGAGCCTGCGCCACGGATCGCCGTGCACGCCCGCGACCACCGCGGCCAGGTCGCGACCGTGATCGCCGCCGGTGCCCTCGGCGTGGACGTCGTGCTCATCGGCCCGAGCGTCGGCACCACTCGGCTGCGGTCGATCCTCGGCCGGACCCGCCCCGACGTCGTGGTCCATGACGACGCCACCGCCGCCGGTCTCGCCGCAGCCCTCGACCCCGGCACCCGGCACTACGACTGCTCGCCGCGGCCCGACCCGGCGGCCGTAGGAGGGGACCCCTCGGGGGGTCCCGCTCGCCCGGCCGATCGGTGGCGACGGCGGCGGGTCGGGACGCTGCACCTGTTGTCCTCCGGGACCACGCACACCCCGCACGCGACCGCCCGGCCGGGGGTACGCCGCGCGCAGTTGGCGACCGTGCTCAGCCTGCTCGCAGCGCTGGGGCTGCGCCGCGGCGAGCCGGTACTCGTCACCGCGCCGCTGTCGCACGGGCACGGGCTCAGCGTGTTCTCGGCGGCCCTGGTGATCGGGGCGCCGGTCGTGCTCGGCCACGGCCAGGCGCCAGAACGCTGGGCAGAGCTCATCGACACCCACCGGATCGGGGCCGTCCTGGGTGTCCCGGCGCAGCTCCTGGGACTCGTCGACGTGCTCGAGACGTACTCGCCGCGCCCCCCGTTGCGTCGGATCGCGGCAGGCTCCGCGCCGCTGCCCGTCGACCTCGCCACCCGGATCGAGGCGCTCTACCCCGGCGCGCTCGTGGACTTCTTCGGCACCAGTGAGACCGGCACCGCCACGATCGCCACCGCTGCCGACCTGCGGGCCGCCCCGGGGACGGTGGGCCGGCCGGCAACCGGCGTCCGCCTGCGGATCCGCGACGACGGCGCCGACGTGCCCGACGGCGTCACGGGACGACTGTGGCTCCGCTCGCCCTGGCGGGCCGCCGACACCCCGGGTGGCTTCGTGGCAACCGGGGACGTCGGCCACCTGGACGGCACGGGCCGCCTGTTCCTGGCCGGGCGCGCGGACGACGTCGTCGTGGTCGGTGGTCACAACGTCCACCTGGGCGAGGTGCGGGACTGGTTCCTGCGCCAGCACGAGGTGAGCGACGCCGTTGTCCACGCGGTCCCCGACGAGCGCCTCGGGCAGGTGCTGCACGTGGAGGTCAGCGGCGTCGACATCGACGACGCGGCCCTGCTCGGGAGGGCCCGGGACGAACTGGGCTCGGCCCGTGCGCCGCGGCGCGTTGATACGGTGGGTGCAGGGCAGGCACACACAACGCCCGGGCATCGTGGCCCGGGGCCGTCACGGCACGAGGGGAAGTCACGCGTGAGCCAGACCGAGGTACCGACGATCGTCCGCAACGACGCGGAGGGGCAGTACGAGATCTGGGTTGGAGGGACCAGGGCCGGGATCGCCGCCTTCCACACCGAGGCCGCCGGCACCGCATTCAGTCACACCGTCGTCGACGACGAGTTCGCCGGCCAGGGGCTCGGCAGCGCCCTCGCGCGCGGTGCCCTCGACGACACCGTCGCCCGGGGCGAGACGATCGTGCCCTACTGCCCGTTCATCGTCGCCTACCTGCGGCGCCACCACGACTACGACGACTCGGTGCACTGGCCGGACCCCGACCAGGGGCGGTGA
- a CDS encoding SDR family NAD(P)-dependent oxidoreductase: MRGNQGWPVGVRALLGMAGFGPGPDAVHEVVAGRTVLITGASRGVGERVAIRLGAIGAHVLLLARGEAVEDVAERIRTLGGRADTYRADLRDTDAARTTAETILTDHGTPAVVISNAGHSIRRSLADYTDRFHDVQRLTGVNALGPIALLLPLLREMTADGAGHLISVASASVDVPSPGYSAYAASKSAFEAWLRAVAPELAADGVATTSIHLPLVHTAMSAPTAHYATAPGLGADDAAALVCRAIVDRPRLISPWWARLGGAVSALAPATSDLLLRTALRNRW; encoded by the coding sequence ATGCGGGGGAACCAGGGCTGGCCGGTCGGCGTGCGCGCGCTGCTCGGCATGGCCGGCTTCGGCCCCGGGCCCGATGCCGTCCACGAGGTCGTGGCAGGGCGAACCGTGCTGATCACCGGCGCGTCGCGGGGCGTCGGCGAACGGGTCGCGATCCGCCTCGGGGCCATCGGCGCGCACGTGCTGCTGCTCGCCCGCGGTGAGGCGGTCGAGGACGTCGCGGAGCGGATCCGGACCCTCGGTGGCCGGGCCGACACCTACCGCGCCGACCTGCGCGACACCGACGCCGCCCGCACCACCGCCGAGACGATCCTGACCGACCACGGCACCCCCGCCGTCGTCATCTCCAACGCGGGTCACAGCATCCGCCGCAGCCTCGCCGACTACACCGACCGCTTCCACGACGTGCAGCGACTGACCGGTGTCAACGCCCTCGGCCCGATCGCCCTGCTGCTGCCGCTGCTGCGGGAGATGACGGCCGACGGCGCCGGTCACCTGATCTCCGTGGCGTCCGCGAGCGTGGACGTGCCCAGCCCGGGCTACTCCGCGTACGCGGCGAGCAAGTCCGCGTTCGAGGCGTGGCTGCGGGCCGTGGCACCCGAGTTGGCGGCCGACGGCGTGGCCACCACGTCCATCCATCTGCCGCTCGTGCACACCGCCATGAGTGCCCCGACCGCGCACTACGCCACCGCGCCCGGCCTCGGTGCCGACGACGCGGCCGCGCTCGTCTGCCGGGCGATCGTGGACCGGCCGCGGCTGATCTCGCCGTGGTGGGCCCGGCTCGGCGGTGCGGTCAGCGCGCTCGCCCCCGCGACGTCCGACCTGCTGCTGCGCACGGCGCTCCGGAACCGGTGGTGA
- the galE gene encoding UDP-glucose 4-epimerase GalE, with protein sequence MKVLVTGGAGYIGSVTATALEQAGHTPVILDSLLSGPRAFTTGRTFYEGDIADRGLLRRVVAEHPDIEATIHMAARIVVPESVAQPYLYYRDNVAKSLELFDELTALGRPRVLFSSSASLYAPKEGFEVTESDPLEPTSPYARTKRIMEQILQDLAVATDLRAVILRYFNPIGSDPGLTSGIYDKEPSHVLGQLVLAARGEQEAFTITGTDLPTRDGTGIRDYIHVWDLARAHVRAIETFDDILAGVDAPSVIINVGTGSGVTVRELIGAFERVAGADVPTVTAPPRPGDAVGAFANVDRATALLDWRAELTLEQAIASALAWAERRAQVLGQG encoded by the coding sequence GTGAAGGTACTGGTCACCGGCGGCGCCGGCTACATCGGGTCGGTGACCGCGACGGCGCTCGAGCAGGCCGGGCACACCCCGGTGATCCTGGACTCGCTCCTCAGCGGCCCGCGCGCGTTCACGACGGGGCGGACCTTCTACGAGGGTGACATCGCCGACCGGGGCCTGCTGCGCAGAGTCGTCGCCGAACACCCTGACATCGAGGCGACGATCCACATGGCGGCCCGGATCGTGGTCCCCGAGTCCGTCGCGCAGCCCTATCTGTACTACCGGGACAACGTCGCCAAGTCGCTGGAGCTCTTCGACGAGCTGACCGCGCTGGGCAGGCCACGGGTGCTGTTCTCCTCCTCGGCCTCGCTGTACGCGCCGAAGGAGGGCTTCGAGGTCACCGAGTCGGACCCGCTGGAGCCGACGTCCCCGTACGCGCGCACCAAGCGGATCATGGAGCAGATCCTGCAGGACCTGGCCGTTGCGACCGATCTACGCGCGGTGATCCTGCGCTACTTCAACCCGATCGGCTCGGACCCCGGCCTGACCAGCGGGATCTACGACAAGGAACCCTCGCACGTGCTCGGCCAGCTCGTCCTCGCGGCCCGCGGGGAGCAGGAGGCCTTCACGATCACCGGCACCGACCTGCCGACCCGGGACGGTACCGGGATCCGCGACTACATCCACGTGTGGGACCTGGCGCGGGCGCACGTGCGCGCGATCGAGACGTTCGACGACATCCTCGCCGGGGTCGACGCACCGAGCGTCATCATCAACGTCGGCACCGGTTCGGGTGTGACGGTGCGGGAGCTGATCGGCGCTTTCGAGCGGGTCGCGGGTGCCGACGTGCCCACGGTGACGGCGCCGCCCCGCCCAGGGGACGCCGTCGGGGCCTTCGCGAACGTGGACCGGGCGACGGCCTTGCTCGACTGGCGCGCCGAACTCACCCTTGAGCAGGCGATCGCGTCCGCACTGGCCTGGGCGGAGCGACGTGCCCAGGTGCTCGGCCAGGGGTGA